A single genomic interval of Hafnia alvei harbors:
- the tesA gene encoding multifunctional acyl-CoA thioesterase I/protease I/lysophospholipase L1 → MNFKNIFRWHIPFLLLFSLLCGRAMAADTLLILGDSLSAGYRLPIADSWATRLAQQWQKTTPSVSVVNGSISGDTADQGLARLPTLLKQHQPRWVLIELGANDGLRGFAPADIEAALDKIITQVQQAKAQPLLMQIQLPPNYGRRYTEAFAAIYPKLAKQHQIPLIPFYMEQVALKPEWMQQDGLHPNGEAQPFIAQWMSEQLHPLLTNPHQ, encoded by the coding sequence ATGAACTTCAAGAACATTTTCCGTTGGCATATCCCTTTCCTTCTTCTATTCAGCCTGTTATGTGGGCGGGCAATGGCCGCTGATACATTGTTAATATTAGGCGACAGCCTTAGTGCAGGCTATCGATTACCCATTGCCGATTCATGGGCCACACGTCTTGCACAGCAATGGCAAAAAACGACGCCATCGGTTTCTGTGGTTAATGGTAGCATTAGTGGTGACACTGCCGATCAAGGTCTTGCTCGACTTCCTACTTTGTTGAAACAGCATCAGCCGCGCTGGGTATTGATAGAACTCGGCGCTAACGATGGGCTGAGAGGTTTTGCCCCCGCCGATATTGAAGCAGCCTTAGACAAAATCATTACTCAGGTACAACAGGCGAAAGCGCAGCCTCTGCTAATGCAAATTCAGCTACCGCCTAACTATGGCCGCCGCTACACCGAAGCCTTTGCGGCCATTTATCCCAAACTGGCAAAACAGCATCAAATACCGCTTATTCCATTCTATATGGAGCAGGTGGCGTTAAAACCCGAGTGGATGCAGCAGGACGGATTACATCCAAACGGTGAAGCACAGCCGTTTATTGCGCAATGGATGAGCGAACAGCTTCACCCCTTGCTGACGAATCCCCATCAGTAA
- a CDS encoding GGDEF domain-containing protein: MLEKKFSFLEKGHFLSLVSFLLLFCLFVFFVRFGEHRFDALRSFFPVSTAIVLVLHMFLTIIILIRFHFNNTHLHLIAIASAYGLSSLFLANSLFIYPGVLISESKISESANALAVDFVIRSFSMAALFLLSVFFYIKRKCNYVNKSTVAASCAIVILIAVSLAVVIISNNDILQLPIIETDELNYRRLWSSHIGNVLIIIWVITTFTVVFFTKLVNGFWFSLSLSCLAFLGSILLMWRSEYVTSLAWYGSHLFEVLATLCVVLAFIYDIYKLYQKGLEDYLESYENSIRDSLTHLYDRRYFNHKLASRIKGASEASPISLFFIDIDHFKSINDGYGHPVGDKVIRHVADTMVASVRKSDVVARYGGEEFAIILKGLNSKSASRIAENIRNRVSEDVRVHGGPEKVTVSIGVYTITDQHLSADEGISRADTAMYQAKKSGRNCVVIFSHSISDVEHTIA; encoded by the coding sequence ATGTTAGAAAAAAAATTTTCCTTTCTGGAAAAAGGTCATTTTTTAAGTTTAGTTTCGTTCTTATTACTATTTTGTTTATTTGTATTTTTTGTCCGCTTTGGTGAGCATCGGTTTGATGCTCTGCGCTCTTTTTTTCCAGTATCTACAGCTATTGTCTTAGTTTTGCATATGTTTTTAACTATTATTATTTTGATACGCTTTCACTTCAATAATACCCATCTGCACTTAATCGCCATAGCAAGTGCTTATGGACTATCGAGTTTGTTTCTTGCGAATAGTCTATTTATATACCCTGGTGTTTTAATCTCAGAGTCTAAAATTAGTGAAAGCGCAAATGCTTTAGCCGTTGATTTCGTTATTCGCAGCTTTTCAATGGCCGCGTTATTTTTGCTCTCAGTGTTCTTCTATATAAAAAGAAAATGTAATTATGTTAATAAAAGCACTGTGGCCGCGAGCTGTGCTATTGTCATATTGATAGCCGTTAGCTTAGCGGTTGTTATTATAAGCAATAATGACATTTTACAATTGCCAATAATTGAAACGGATGAACTTAACTACCGCCGCCTGTGGAGTTCACATATTGGCAATGTCTTGATAATTATTTGGGTAATAACAACATTCACGGTTGTGTTCTTTACTAAGTTAGTTAATGGATTTTGGTTTAGTCTCAGTCTCAGTTGCCTAGCATTTCTTGGCAGTATCTTGTTGATGTGGCGTAGTGAATACGTAACCTCGTTAGCGTGGTACGGCTCTCATTTGTTTGAAGTACTGGCTACATTGTGCGTTGTTCTGGCGTTTATTTACGATATCTACAAGCTTTATCAAAAAGGCTTGGAGGATTATCTTGAATCCTATGAAAATTCTATCCGTGACTCTCTCACGCATCTCTATGACCGGCGTTACTTTAACCATAAGTTGGCTAGCCGGATTAAAGGGGCTTCTGAAGCGTCACCGATTTCACTGTTTTTCATTGATATTGACCATTTCAAAAGTATCAATGATGGCTACGGTCACCCGGTTGGCGATAAAGTGATTCGTCATGTTGCTGATACAATGGTGGCATCAGTGCGTAAATCGGATGTGGTTGCGCGCTACGGTGGTGAAGAATTTGCCATTATTCTTAAAGGGTTAAATTCAAAGTCGGCATCTAGAATTGCTGAGAATATCCGCAATCGTGTGTCTGAAGACGTTCGCGTTCATGGGGGACCGGAAAAAGTTACGGTCAGCATCGGTGTGTACACTATAACCGATCAACATCTCAGCGCAGATGAAGGCATATCCCGAGCCGATACCGCGATGTATCAAGCTAAAAAAAGCGGACGAAATTGTGTTGTGATTTTCTCTCATTCTATCTCCGACGTTGAGCACACAATCGCTTAG
- the purK gene encoding 5-(carboxyamino)imidazole ribonucleotide synthase gives MKPVCVLGNGQLGRMLRQAGEPLGITVFPVGLDVDPEAVPWQQGVITAEIERWPETPLTRELARHSGFVNRDIFPRLADRLTQKQLLDELNLATAPWQLLASTSDWPEVFANIGQFAIVKRRTGGYDGRGQWRIRPGDEVELPADVYGDCIVEQGINFSGEVSLVGARAHDGHCVFYPLTHNLHEDGILRASVALPQPNAQLQQQAEQMLSAIMNELGYVGVMAMECFVVDDGLLINELAPRVHNSGHWTQNGASISQFELHLRAILDLPLPTPVVSTPSVMVNLIGTELNYSWMAQPLVHLHWYDKEVRPGRKVGHLNLNDTNASLLSAALNELTPQLSAEYHSGIRWAQEKLLA, from the coding sequence ATGAAGCCCGTTTGCGTTTTAGGTAATGGCCAGCTTGGCCGTATGCTACGTCAGGCGGGTGAACCGTTGGGGATCACCGTTTTCCCCGTCGGACTCGACGTTGACCCAGAAGCCGTTCCTTGGCAACAAGGCGTTATTACGGCTGAAATCGAACGCTGGCCAGAAACTCCACTGACCCGAGAGTTAGCACGCCACAGTGGCTTTGTTAACCGCGATATTTTTCCGCGTCTAGCAGACCGTTTGACACAAAAACAGCTGCTGGATGAGCTGAACCTAGCTACCGCACCATGGCAGCTATTAGCCTCAACAAGCGACTGGCCAGAAGTATTTGCCAATATTGGTCAATTCGCGATAGTGAAGCGTCGCACCGGCGGTTACGATGGCCGCGGTCAATGGCGAATTCGCCCTGGTGATGAGGTTGAATTACCCGCAGACGTTTACGGCGATTGCATCGTTGAACAAGGCATCAACTTTTCTGGCGAAGTCTCATTAGTGGGTGCCCGCGCCCATGATGGCCATTGTGTATTTTATCCGTTAACGCACAACCTGCATGAAGATGGGATCCTGCGGGCTAGCGTCGCCCTTCCTCAGCCAAATGCTCAGCTTCAGCAGCAGGCAGAGCAAATGCTCAGCGCTATCATGAATGAGCTTGGTTACGTCGGCGTAATGGCGATGGAGTGCTTTGTGGTGGATGATGGTTTACTGATTAACGAGCTTGCGCCGCGCGTCCATAACAGCGGGCACTGGACGCAGAATGGCGCATCGATAAGCCAGTTTGAATTGCATCTGCGCGCTATTCTGGATTTGCCGCTCCCGACTCCCGTGGTTAGCACACCTTCAGTCATGGTTAATTTGATTGGCACCGAGCTGAACTATAGCTGGATGGCACAACCGTTAGTCCATCTTCACTGGTACGACAAAGAAGTACGTCCGGGGCGCAAAGTTGGCCATCTCAATCTCAATGACACCAACGCTTCACTTCTCAGCGCCGCGTTAAATGAGCTCACGCCACAGCTTTCGGCGGAGTATCACAGCGGGATACGTTGGGCGCAGGAAAAACTACTCGCCTAA
- a CDS encoding MASE4 domain-containing protein has product MNRTEVSAESIKINKFVIFSIALLIVLFALFRLFGYIRLPALEALFPVSTSVTLVLNVLLALFMLMKFSFDRKHLYLVVLAFAYGISSLYLMSKLLSYPGVIFIDGGIGTNANDLAIYFIFRSASMAIFFLLSLAVYRLWNNRFINMVSVTALCTCLTIILLSTAYFVSSHSLVLSLPIVDEGSLSYQQFWSSFVGIYLVFLWGGTTCAVMWFAGVKNNFWASLSLSCMAFLGSTMLLSGSEYMTSLAWYGAHLFEVLATFVVMLAFLFDIFKLYQKARIDYKISYNNSIRDPMTRLYNRSYYYDSLVNRMQSVSKSAPITLLVADIDHFKRINDIYGHITGDRVIQYVAKTLQSTIRKTDIAARIGGEEFSVMLDGVSTNDALEIAEKIRVKICHHQDSPYGKDVPEKMTISIGIYTVTGNELTAEQCVARADEAMYRAKLEGRDRVVIYSALTAKMMGRENSAPLRAIYT; this is encoded by the coding sequence ATGAATAGAACTGAGGTTAGTGCAGAGTCTATTAAAATAAATAAATTTGTTATCTTTTCAATTGCATTATTGATTGTACTTTTTGCCTTGTTTCGCCTGTTTGGTTACATCAGACTTCCCGCATTGGAAGCATTATTCCCGGTTTCTACATCAGTAACGCTGGTGCTAAATGTTTTATTAGCACTATTTATGCTGATGAAATTTAGCTTCGATAGAAAACACCTTTATTTGGTGGTGCTGGCGTTCGCTTATGGTATCTCTTCTCTTTACCTCATGAGCAAACTGCTTAGTTATCCGGGAGTTATTTTTATCGATGGCGGTATTGGTACCAACGCTAACGATCTGGCTATCTACTTTATCTTTCGCAGCGCCAGCATGGCGATATTTTTTCTTTTATCTTTAGCTGTTTATCGCTTATGGAATAATCGATTTATTAATATGGTTTCGGTCACTGCTCTGTGCACGTGCTTGACGATTATTCTGCTGTCTACTGCCTATTTTGTTTCAAGCCATAGTTTGGTTTTAAGTTTGCCAATTGTTGATGAGGGAAGTCTTTCTTATCAGCAGTTTTGGAGCTCATTCGTAGGGATTTATCTGGTTTTTCTCTGGGGCGGAACCACCTGTGCGGTGATGTGGTTTGCCGGTGTGAAGAATAATTTTTGGGCAAGCCTAAGTCTTAGCTGTATGGCATTTTTAGGTAGCACTATGCTGCTTAGCGGCAGCGAATATATGACGTCCCTGGCATGGTATGGCGCTCATCTTTTTGAAGTGCTTGCGACATTTGTTGTGATGCTGGCTTTCTTATTCGATATTTTTAAACTTTATCAAAAAGCACGTATCGATTATAAGATTTCCTACAATAATTCCATTCGTGATCCTATGACGCGTTTATATAATCGTAGTTACTACTATGATTCTTTAGTCAATCGAATGCAGAGCGTATCAAAAAGCGCGCCGATTACCTTACTCGTGGCTGATATTGACCATTTCAAACGGATTAACGATATCTACGGGCATATAACCGGTGATCGTGTGATTCAATATGTGGCAAAAACCTTGCAAAGCACAATACGCAAAACAGATATTGCAGCACGTATTGGGGGAGAAGAGTTCTCTGTGATGCTAGATGGTGTTAGCACAAATGATGCGCTAGAGATTGCAGAGAAAATACGCGTTAAGATTTGCCATCATCAGGACTCGCCATATGGGAAGGATGTTCCCGAGAAAATGACTATCAGCATTGGCATTTATACCGTAACGGGGAATGAGCTTACCGCTGAACAATGCGTTGCACGTGCTGATGAGGCAATGTACCGAGCGAAGTTGGAAGGCCGCGATCGTGTGGTTATCTATTCGGCGCTCACCGCGAAAATGATGGGGCGCGAGAACTCAGCGCCATTAAGAGCAATATATACTTAG
- the purE gene encoding 5-(carboxyamino)imidazole ribonucleotide mutase — MSANVVPANPSEAKIAIVMGSKSDWATMQFAAEVLTQLDVKFHVEVVSAHRTPDKLFSFAEQACERGFDIIIAGAGGAAHLPGMLAAKTLVPVLGVPVQSAALSGVDSLYSIVQMPRGIPVGTLAIGKAGAANAGLLAAQILALHDPMLARRMAAWRQAQTDEVLAHPDPREEA; from the coding sequence ATGTCAGCCAATGTTGTTCCGGCTAACCCATCCGAGGCAAAAATTGCCATCGTTATGGGTTCCAAAAGCGATTGGGCTACCATGCAGTTTGCCGCCGAAGTTTTGACCCAGCTTGATGTTAAGTTCCATGTCGAAGTGGTTTCCGCTCACCGAACTCCAGACAAACTCTTTAGTTTTGCCGAGCAGGCCTGCGAGCGAGGCTTTGACATCATTATCGCCGGTGCGGGTGGTGCTGCACATCTGCCAGGCATGCTGGCGGCAAAAACATTAGTTCCTGTACTCGGCGTGCCCGTGCAAAGCGCAGCGCTCAGCGGCGTAGACAGCCTCTATTCCATCGTGCAAATGCCACGAGGTATTCCCGTTGGCACGTTAGCTATCGGTAAAGCCGGTGCTGCAAACGCAGGGTTATTGGCAGCCCAGATTTTAGCCTTGCATGACCCAATGCTCGCACGTCGCATGGCGGCATGGCGCCAGGCACAAACCGACGAAGTACTGGCACACCCCGATCCTCGGGAGGAAGCATGA
- a CDS encoding co-chaperone YbbN — protein sequence MLNNSVINVTEANLHQTLEQSASIPVLFYFWSERSQHCLQLNPILDKLASEYAGQFVLAKVDCDAEQMVASQFGLRAIPTVYLFKDGQPVDGFQGPQSEEFIRELLGRFLPKEEELKAAQAAEFIAEGKMAEALPLLKEARALDTKRSDIALMLAEVQIALSRSDEAEAVLATIPMQDQDSRYQGLVAQIELLKQAADTPEIQLLQKQVEAEPENAVIAAQLALQLHQVGRNEEALELLMVHLRKDLTAADGAARKTLMDILAALGNGDALASKYRKQLYSLLY from the coding sequence ATGCTAAATAATTCCGTGATCAACGTTACCGAAGCCAACCTACATCAAACGCTAGAGCAGTCTGCGTCTATTCCGGTGCTGTTCTACTTCTGGTCTGAACGCAGCCAGCATTGCCTACAGCTCAACCCTATTCTCGACAAACTCGCGTCAGAATACGCGGGCCAGTTCGTGCTAGCTAAAGTGGACTGCGACGCAGAACAAATGGTGGCCTCACAGTTTGGGCTGCGTGCCATCCCAACGGTTTACTTATTTAAAGATGGTCAGCCAGTAGATGGCTTCCAAGGGCCACAGTCGGAAGAGTTTATCCGCGAACTGTTAGGCCGCTTCTTGCCAAAAGAAGAAGAGCTGAAAGCTGCACAGGCTGCAGAATTCATTGCCGAAGGCAAAATGGCCGAAGCCTTACCGTTGCTGAAAGAAGCGCGTGCGTTGGATACTAAACGCAGCGATATCGCGCTGATGCTGGCCGAAGTACAGATCGCACTCAGCCGCAGTGATGAAGCAGAAGCGGTATTAGCGACCATCCCAATGCAGGATCAGGATTCTCGCTATCAAGGCCTTGTGGCACAAATCGAGTTACTGAAACAGGCCGCCGATACACCTGAAATTCAGCTGCTGCAAAAACAGGTAGAAGCTGAACCAGAAAATGCGGTTATTGCCGCTCAGCTGGCTTTACAGCTGCATCAGGTCGGACGTAACGAAGAGGCTCTTGAATTGCTGATGGTTCATCTACGCAAAGATCTGACCGCCGCCGACGGTGCTGCGCGTAAAACCCTGATGGACATTCTTGCCGCGTTGGGGAATGGCGATGCATTGGCGTCTAAGTACCGGAAACAACTGTATTCGTTGTTGTATTAA
- the ybbP gene encoding putative ABC transporter permease subunit YbbP, translated as MILRWFWREWKSPSLLIVWMALTLAVACVLALGSISDRMERGLSQQSRDFLAGDKVLRSAHPADEQWLTQAQRDGLSVSRQLSFSTMTFAGDRPQLADVKATDTLYPLYGELITQPAGLRPEPGEVLVASRLLSLLNLKVGDSLDVGDATLKVAGVVVQEPDNGFNPFQTAPRILINLADVDKTGAVQPGSRLSYRYMFAGPADAIERFTQYLTPQLKPDQKLFGLEESGGTLGKSLQRSQQFLLLSALLTLLLAVAAVTVAMNHYCRSRYELVAILKTLGAGRKTLLRLIAGQWLALLLVAGVAGSALGLLFEALLIRLLAPVLPTALPAAGGWPWVWSLGGMVLISLVVGLRPYRQLIATQPLRVLRSDAFRVVWPLRYYLPITALILIAGLISLVGLSTLLWSLLLGMVALAFLLSVVGWGGLVVLRRLTLKNLALRLAVNRLLRQPAATISQLAAFSLSFMLLALLLVLRGDLLDRWQQQLPPDSPNYFLMNMTEQQVPLVKNFLEQHQVEARTFYPVVRVRLTEINGHEATKLIAEDAPGGEAVNRELNLTWQDKLPEHNPLTAGYWPPKAGEVSIEQGIAERLGLGIGDEVTFSGDTQNFSAKITSLRKVDWESLRPNFYFIFPPHALDGQPQTWLTSFRYVGDEQLLTQLNRQFPTLSLLDIGAILQQASQVLQQVSRALEVMVILVIICGVLLLMAQVQVGMQQRRQELSVYRTLGAGMRLLRRTLWSEFALLGLVSGIAAAAGAEVALWLLQRQVFDFPWQPNYLMWALVPISGALLLSLCGGFLGARLLKR; from the coding sequence ATGATTTTGCGTTGGTTTTGGCGCGAGTGGAAATCGCCTTCGCTATTGATTGTGTGGATGGCTTTAACGTTGGCAGTGGCCTGCGTTTTGGCACTGGGAAGCATCAGTGACCGAATGGAGCGTGGACTTAGTCAGCAAAGCCGAGATTTTCTGGCCGGTGATAAAGTTCTGCGCAGCGCACATCCTGCTGATGAACAGTGGCTGACGCAGGCTCAGCGCGACGGACTGAGCGTAAGCCGCCAGCTTTCTTTTTCCACCATGACGTTTGCTGGAGATAGACCACAGCTGGCGGATGTAAAGGCAACTGACACGCTTTACCCGCTGTATGGTGAATTAATTACGCAACCTGCCGGATTACGTCCTGAGCCTGGCGAAGTGCTGGTCGCCTCACGTTTGCTATCCCTGTTAAATTTAAAAGTTGGGGATAGTTTAGATGTGGGGGACGCGACGCTAAAAGTGGCTGGCGTGGTGGTGCAAGAGCCTGATAACGGGTTTAATCCGTTTCAAACTGCACCAAGAATTCTTATCAACCTTGCTGATGTTGATAAAACGGGTGCGGTGCAGCCAGGCAGCCGCCTGAGCTATCGTTATATGTTTGCCGGCCCCGCTGATGCTATCGAACGATTTACGCAGTATCTGACGCCACAGCTGAAGCCTGACCAAAAGCTGTTTGGGCTGGAGGAATCCGGTGGGACGCTGGGTAAATCATTGCAACGCTCGCAGCAATTTCTGCTGTTATCCGCGCTGCTAACGCTTTTACTGGCGGTGGCGGCGGTCACCGTTGCGATGAACCATTACTGCCGAAGCCGCTATGAACTGGTGGCGATCCTAAAAACGCTCGGCGCTGGGCGTAAAACGTTGTTGCGTTTAATTGCAGGGCAATGGCTGGCCTTGCTGCTGGTGGCTGGTGTTGCGGGAAGTGCGCTAGGGCTATTGTTTGAAGCATTGTTGATCCGCCTATTGGCACCGGTTTTGCCGACAGCACTTCCTGCTGCGGGAGGCTGGCCTTGGGTTTGGTCGCTGGGAGGCATGGTTCTGATTTCGCTGGTGGTTGGTTTAAGACCTTATCGCCAACTGATAGCCACTCAACCGCTGCGAGTGCTGCGTAGCGATGCTTTTCGCGTGGTGTGGCCGCTGCGCTATTACCTTCCCATTACGGCGCTGATTTTAATTGCAGGCTTGATATCGTTAGTTGGGCTGAGCACGCTGCTGTGGTCGTTGTTATTGGGCATGGTGGCCTTGGCATTTCTGCTTAGCGTGGTGGGCTGGGGTGGGTTAGTTGTGCTGCGTAGGCTTACGCTTAAGAATTTGGCGCTACGTTTAGCGGTTAACCGCTTATTGCGCCAACCTGCGGCGACCATCAGTCAACTGGCTGCGTTCTCACTGTCGTTCATGTTATTGGCTTTGCTGTTAGTGCTGCGTGGGGATTTACTCGATCGTTGGCAGCAGCAATTACCGCCGGACAGCCCGAACTATTTTCTGATGAATATGACGGAGCAGCAGGTTCCACTGGTAAAAAATTTCCTTGAGCAACATCAGGTAGAGGCACGTACGTTTTATCCCGTGGTGCGCGTGCGTTTAACGGAAATTAACGGACATGAGGCGACAAAGTTAATTGCTGAAGATGCGCCTGGGGGAGAGGCGGTTAACCGTGAGCTCAATCTGACGTGGCAAGATAAATTACCTGAGCATAATCCGTTAACCGCGGGTTATTGGCCGCCTAAGGCCGGTGAGGTTTCCATCGAGCAGGGGATTGCAGAACGTCTTGGCTTGGGGATTGGTGATGAGGTGACGTTCAGTGGTGATACGCAAAATTTTAGCGCCAAAATCACCAGCCTGCGTAAAGTTGACTGGGAAAGCCTGCGGCCAAACTTCTACTTCATTTTCCCCCCGCATGCGTTGGATGGGCAGCCACAGACTTGGCTAACCAGCTTCCGTTATGTGGGCGACGAACAGCTACTGACTCAGCTTAATCGGCAATTTCCAACGCTGAGCCTGCTTGATATCGGTGCGATATTGCAACAGGCGAGTCAGGTATTGCAGCAGGTAAGCCGCGCATTAGAAGTGATGGTGATTCTGGTCATTATCTGCGGCGTATTGCTGCTAATGGCGCAGGTGCAGGTGGGAATGCAACAGCGTCGGCAGGAGCTAAGCGTTTATCGTACGCTAGGTGCAGGGATGCGTTTATTACGCCGCACATTGTGGAGCGAGTTTGCCTTATTAGGATTGGTGTCTGGTATTGCGGCGGCAGCGGGTGCCGAAGTAGCATTGTGGCTGCTGCAACGACAGGTGTTTGATTTCCCGTGGCAGCCGAATTACTTAATGTGGGCCTTAGTTCCTATTAGCGGTGCGCTGTTGCTTTCATTGTGCGGTGGCTTCTTAGGTGCTCGCTTGCTGAAGAGATAA
- the ybbA gene encoding putative ABC transporter ATP-binding protein YbbA, translated as MPTENVLEVHHLAKEVGQGDSQLSILTGVELVVKPAQTLALIGESGSGKSTLLGILAGLDDGTRGEVSLLGQRLDQMDEEQRAALRARDVGFVFQSFMLVPTLTALENVQLPALLRGDSDRQSRQQAVQLLNQLGLGKRLNHLPAQLSGGEQQRVALARAFSGRPKILFADEPTGNLDRHTGDRIADLLFSLNTDFDTTLILVTHDPQLAARCQRRMRLVEGVLQEEA; from the coding sequence ATGCCAACGGAAAATGTTCTTGAAGTTCATCATTTAGCCAAAGAGGTCGGTCAAGGTGATAGTCAGCTTTCCATCCTTACCGGAGTTGAGCTGGTTGTCAAACCTGCGCAGACATTAGCGTTGATTGGTGAGTCAGGCTCGGGTAAATCAACGCTGCTGGGGATTTTAGCCGGTTTAGATGATGGAACGCGCGGTGAGGTGTCTCTTTTAGGCCAGCGTTTAGATCAAATGGATGAGGAGCAGCGGGCGGCGTTGCGTGCGCGAGACGTTGGCTTTGTGTTTCAGTCGTTTATGTTAGTGCCCACGCTAACGGCATTAGAGAACGTTCAACTACCCGCGTTACTACGTGGTGATAGCGATCGTCAAAGCCGTCAACAGGCGGTGCAGCTGTTAAACCAGCTCGGGCTGGGCAAGCGTTTGAATCATCTACCGGCGCAGCTATCAGGTGGAGAACAACAACGCGTGGCGTTGGCGCGTGCGTTCAGTGGCCGTCCCAAAATTCTGTTTGCCGATGAGCCAACCGGTAATCTCGATCGCCATACCGGCGACCGTATCGCCGATCTTCTGTTTTCCCTAAATACCGATTTTGATACCACGTTGATTCTGGTGACTCACGATCCTCAGTTGGCAGCAAGATGCCAGCGGCGTATGCGCTTGGTTGAAGGCGTATTGCAGGAGGAAGCATGA
- a CDS encoding DUF5071 domain-containing protein — MDLIKQMCGSFDFTTISSELYALIPQDKMDVETAKKAVDYGYPGVATILPVLIYWLQDLNWPVAQELTPFLAQIGAPLKQPVLDVLETQDSIWKYWVISELVDTADLQLAKAIAPELQQLKLKTAASLDEDDISVNSAIDAILHKLQTQRP, encoded by the coding sequence ATGGATCTCATTAAACAAATGTGCGGTTCATTTGATTTCACAACGATTTCTTCTGAACTCTATGCACTTATCCCACAGGATAAAATGGACGTAGAAACCGCCAAAAAAGCGGTGGACTACGGCTATCCAGGAGTTGCTACTATTCTGCCGGTGCTCATCTATTGGCTGCAGGATCTTAACTGGCCGGTAGCGCAGGAGCTAACACCGTTTTTAGCCCAAATTGGTGCCCCGCTAAAACAGCCAGTACTTGATGTGCTTGAAACTCAAGACTCGATTTGGAAATATTGGGTCATCAGTGAATTAGTCGATACAGCCGACCTACAACTGGCCAAAGCCATCGCCCCTGAACTGCAGCAGTTGAAACTCAAAACAGCGGCGAGCCTCGACGAGGATGATATTAGCGTCAATTCAGCTATTGACGCGATTTTGCATAAACTCCAAACACAGCGCCCTTAG
- a CDS encoding SDR family oxidoreductase, with translation MQKAILITGCSSGIGLTAAQDLRNRGYRVLAACRKPQDVEVMRDLGMEGIELDLDDSESVEHAAAEVIRITEGRLYALFNNGGFGLYGPLNTISRAELERQFATNLFGTHQLTQLLLPIMLPHGEGRIIQTSSVMGLVATPGRGAYAASKFALEGWSDALRMELHGSGIHVSLIEPGPINTRFTSNVHQMEKDKPVTNPGIAARFTLTPDAILPKLHHALESKRPKLRYPVTLVAHALTVLRRILPGRLLDKVLSGN, from the coding sequence ATGCAAAAAGCTATCCTTATCACCGGCTGCTCCAGCGGAATTGGACTTACCGCAGCACAGGATCTCCGTAACCGGGGATATCGAGTGCTAGCCGCTTGTCGCAAGCCGCAAGACGTTGAGGTGATGCGCGATCTGGGCATGGAAGGTATTGAGCTGGATTTGGACGACAGCGAGAGCGTGGAACACGCCGCTGCGGAAGTGATTCGTATCACTGAAGGACGCCTATATGCGCTGTTTAACAACGGCGGTTTTGGCCTCTATGGCCCGCTCAACACCATCAGCCGAGCCGAATTAGAACGGCAGTTTGCCACTAACCTGTTTGGCACCCACCAGCTCACTCAGCTTTTATTACCCATTATGCTGCCACACGGTGAAGGCCGAATTATTCAAACCAGTTCAGTGATGGGACTCGTCGCAACGCCGGGGCGCGGTGCTTACGCTGCAAGCAAATTTGCGCTTGAAGGCTGGTCTGATGCACTGCGAATGGAGCTGCACGGCAGCGGCATCCATGTTTCACTCATTGAACCGGGCCCGATAAATACCCGCTTCACGAGCAATGTGCATCAAATGGAAAAAGATAAACCGGTGACCAATCCAGGCATTGCGGCGCGCTTTACGCTCACGCCTGATGCCATTCTGCCTAAGTTGCATCATGCCTTAGAAAGCAAAAGGCCAAAACTTCGCTATCCGGTTACGCTGGTTGCTCACGCGCTAACCGTGCTGCGCCGTATTTTGCCAGGGAGATTACTCGACAAGGTTCTAAGTGGTAATTAA